In Candidatus Binataceae bacterium, the following proteins share a genomic window:
- a CDS encoding ATP-binding protein — protein MTQSEPKPAPRDRLFAGGGELGALMRELDWTATPLGPPERWPQSLRSIVRVVLTSKYAMWMSWGPELTFLYNDAYAAMTLGAKHPWALGKPSPVVWPEIWAEIGPRIERVIATGEATFDNALILFLERDGYREETYHTFSYSPLSDDDGTVRGHLCVVTEDTERILAERRISVLKELGVQLSSTNVAASLFRASERCLAVDSRDLPFTLVYEFDGKNARLVSSTNLPAGGPGAPFVTSIASLESSWAVDLSKRAPVRVADAALPEDWGSWDAQIKRVFIAPIVEQRQETPTGVMIAGVNPFRRPDESYLTFVGLYVGQIAAGLANARAYEEAKQRAEALAELDRAKTLFFTNVSHEFRTPLTLIMSPLEEMLGSAAQFAPLDREKLVVALRNGTRLLKLVNTLLEFSRMEAGREEAEFRPTDLRTLTRDVVASFQSLVEGAGLTLAYELEDLRDPVYVDREMWEKIVLNLVSNAFKFTFEGGITVRLRRLDGEIELAVSDTGVGIPEEQTAKIFDRFHRVEATRSRTYEGSGIGLALVRQLVQMHGGEVAATSQLRKGSTFTVTIPSGYAHLPQDRVTMDPPESSTGSSAALYLEEARRWGQKAAVEDGRDSAEFAPAERGAHILLADDNADMRDYIEHLLDKHYEVEAVADGRLALDAARARRPDLLLTDVMMPNLDGFGLIAELRADPQLRTVPIIVLSARAGEEARVEGMDRGADDYLIKPFSARELFARVRSQLELNRMRSQVAVEREQLLNREREARIAAEEANRSKDEFLALLGHELRNPLAPIFTALHLMELRKGESNDRERAVIMRQANHLARLVDDLLDISRIKRGNVELKKESLEIASVVAKAIEMASPLIEGRMHSLAVTVPSRGLRVSADPARLTQAIANLLTNAAKYTEPAGRIEISARRDGDEIELRVRDNGIGMTPELVAHVFDLFFQGTQGIDRSRGGLGIGLSIVRNLVTLHGGTVTAASAGPGRGSVFTIRLPAAELHSAGHELEETRGQSPAPALALTKVLIVDDNEDGAELLAMALEAKGHVTRAVLDPIAALAVAPAFMPHVILLDIGLPVMDGYELAAKLRELPGLRAARLFALTGYGQESDRLRSKSHGFEHHLSKPIDVDALDALIRQAPAS, from the coding sequence ATGACACAAAGCGAACCGAAGCCCGCACCGCGCGATCGATTGTTCGCTGGAGGCGGCGAGCTCGGAGCGCTGATGCGCGAGTTGGATTGGACGGCGACACCGCTCGGTCCGCCCGAACGATGGCCGCAATCTTTGCGCTCGATCGTGCGCGTCGTCCTGACCTCCAAGTATGCGATGTGGATGAGCTGGGGGCCGGAACTGACCTTTCTCTACAACGACGCTTACGCCGCGATGACCCTGGGCGCGAAGCATCCATGGGCCTTGGGAAAGCCTTCGCCGGTGGTATGGCCGGAAATCTGGGCCGAAATCGGTCCGCGCATAGAAAGAGTTATTGCGACTGGAGAGGCCACCTTCGACAACGCCCTGATACTCTTTCTGGAGCGCGACGGCTACCGCGAGGAGACATATCACACCTTTTCGTACAGTCCGCTTTCCGACGACGACGGCACCGTCCGCGGGCATCTATGCGTCGTCACCGAGGATACCGAGCGAATCCTGGCCGAGCGGCGTATCTCCGTCCTCAAAGAACTCGGCGTGCAGCTTTCGTCGACCAACGTCGCCGCGAGCCTATTCCGCGCGTCGGAGCGCTGCCTCGCCGTCGATTCGCGCGACTTGCCTTTCACTCTTGTCTACGAGTTCGACGGCAAAAATGCGCGACTGGTTTCGAGTACCAACTTGCCCGCCGGTGGTCCGGGCGCGCCGTTCGTCACGAGTATCGCGAGCCTCGAAAGCTCATGGGCCGTCGATTTGAGCAAGCGCGCGCCTGTGCGAGTCGCCGATGCGGCGTTGCCGGAGGATTGGGGTTCATGGGACGCGCAAATCAAGCGAGTTTTCATCGCGCCGATTGTCGAACAACGGCAGGAGACGCCCACCGGCGTGATGATCGCGGGCGTCAATCCGTTCCGCCGGCCTGACGAATCGTACCTAACCTTCGTCGGCCTCTACGTTGGACAAATCGCCGCGGGACTCGCCAATGCGCGCGCCTATGAGGAAGCCAAGCAGCGCGCCGAGGCCTTGGCCGAGCTCGATCGCGCCAAGACCCTCTTCTTCACCAACGTCAGTCATGAATTTCGCACCCCGCTCACGCTGATCATGAGTCCGCTCGAGGAGATGCTCGGATCGGCAGCGCAATTCGCGCCGCTGGATCGAGAAAAGCTCGTCGTGGCGTTGCGCAACGGCACGCGCCTGTTGAAGCTGGTCAACACGCTGCTCGAATTCTCGCGCATGGAGGCAGGCCGCGAGGAAGCGGAGTTCCGGCCGACCGATCTGCGCACCCTGACGCGCGACGTCGTAGCGTCGTTTCAATCGCTGGTCGAAGGCGCCGGTCTCACGCTCGCCTACGAGCTCGAGGATTTGCGCGATCCGGTCTACGTCGATCGCGAGATGTGGGAGAAGATCGTTCTCAACCTCGTCTCGAATGCGTTCAAGTTTACTTTCGAAGGCGGCATAACGGTCCGCCTGCGCCGGCTCGACGGTGAAATCGAGCTCGCAGTCAGCGATACGGGCGTCGGTATTCCCGAGGAGCAAACCGCGAAGATTTTCGATCGCTTTCATCGCGTCGAAGCCACGCGCTCGCGCACTTACGAAGGCTCCGGCATCGGGCTTGCCCTGGTGCGCCAGTTGGTGCAGATGCATGGCGGCGAAGTCGCGGCGACCAGCCAACTCAGGAAGGGCAGCACCTTCACCGTCACGATTCCGTCTGGCTATGCGCACCTTCCGCAGGATCGCGTGACGATGGATCCGCCCGAATCGTCCACCGGGTCGAGCGCCGCGCTCTACCTGGAGGAAGCAAGACGCTGGGGCCAGAAGGCCGCGGTCGAGGACGGGCGTGACAGCGCCGAGTTCGCACCCGCCGAACGCGGCGCGCATATCCTGCTCGCTGACGATAACGCCGACATGCGCGATTACATCGAGCATCTGCTGGACAAGCACTACGAGGTCGAAGCTGTCGCGGACGGACGCCTCGCCCTGGATGCAGCGCGGGCGCGTCGCCCCGATTTGCTGCTGACCGACGTGATGATGCCGAACCTCGACGGCTTTGGGCTTATCGCCGAGCTGCGCGCGGATCCGCAGTTGCGGACCGTTCCGATCATCGTGCTCTCGGCTCGCGCGGGCGAAGAGGCGCGGGTGGAGGGCATGGATCGCGGCGCCGATGACTACTTGATTAAGCCGTTCAGCGCACGCGAGCTATTTGCGCGCGTTCGCTCGCAGCTCGAGCTCAATCGTATGCGCTCGCAGGTCGCCGTGGAGCGCGAGCAGCTCCTTAACCGCGAGCGTGAGGCGCGTATCGCGGCTGAAGAGGCCAATCGCTCGAAGGACGAATTCCTCGCGCTGCTCGGTCATGAGCTGCGAAATCCGTTGGCGCCAATTTTTACCGCGCTGCATCTGATGGAACTTCGCAAAGGCGAGTCGAACGATCGCGAGCGCGCGGTTATCATGCGCCAGGCAAATCACCTTGCGCGGCTGGTTGACGATTTGCTCGACATCTCGCGCATCAAGCGCGGCAACGTCGAGCTCAAGAAAGAATCGCTCGAGATTGCAAGCGTCGTCGCAAAGGCGATCGAGATGGCGAGTCCGCTCATCGAGGGCCGGATGCATTCGCTGGCGGTCACCGTGCCGAGCAGGGGCTTGCGGGTGAGTGCTGACCCGGCGCGGCTGACGCAGGCGATCGCGAATCTGTTGACCAACGCGGCGAAGTACACCGAACCCGCGGGCCGAATCGAAATCAGCGCCCGGCGCGACGGCGATGAAATCGAGCTGCGCGTTCGCGACAACGGAATCGGCATGACGCCCGAGCTCGTCGCTCACGTGTTCGATCTTTTCTTCCAGGGTACCCAAGGTATCGACCGCTCGCGCGGCGGCCTCGGTATCGGTCTCAGCATCGTGCGCAATCTTGTCACCCTGCACGGCGGCACTGTCACGGCCGCGAGCGCCGGACCTGGAAGGGGCAGCGTTTTCACGATCCGCCTGCCCGCCGCGGAACTGCACAGCGCCGGACACGAGCTCGAAGAAACACGCGGTCAAAGCCCGGCGCCGGCGCTGGCACTAACGAAGGTGCTGATCGTCGACGACAATGAAGATGGGGCCGAACTCCTCGCGATGGCGCTCGAAGCCAAGGGCCACGTGACGCGCGCCGTGCTCGATCCGATCGCGGCACTCGCAGTCGCGCCGGCGTTCATGCCCCACGTGATCCTGCTCGATATCGGCCTGCCCGTGATGGACGGCTATGAGCTCGCCGCGAAACTTCGCGAGCTGCCAGGACTCCGAGCCGCGCGGCTATTCGCCCTCACAGGCTATGGACAGGAATCCGACCGCCTGCGATCGAAGAGTCACGGCTTCGAGCATCACCTGTCAAAACCGATCGACGTCGATGCTCTCGACGCCTTAATCCGCCAGGCTCCAGCATCTTAG
- the clpS gene encoding ATP-dependent Clp protease adapter ClpS: protein MIDRRIFVARMTDGGSGDDDTVTERKTKTKAKTAKPPLYKVILLNDDYTPMEFVVEVLKSVFHRPHAEATRIMLHVHQNGMGVAGVYPSEVAQTKVRTVEELAKQAMYPLKCTMEKE, encoded by the coding sequence TTGATCGATCGGCGGATATTCGTCGCGCGCATGACCGATGGCGGCAGCGGGGACGATGACACCGTCACCGAGCGCAAAACCAAGACGAAGGCCAAGACTGCCAAGCCTCCGCTCTACAAGGTGATCCTGCTCAACGACGACTACACGCCGATGGAGTTCGTCGTCGAGGTGCTCAAGTCGGTTTTTCACCGGCCGCACGCCGAAGCGACACGAATCATGCTCCACGTTCATCAGAATGGTATGGGCGTGGCGGGCGTTTACCCCTCCGAAGTCGCGCAAACCAAGGTCCGCACCGTCGAGGAGCTCGCCAAGCAGGCGATGTATCCCCTCAAGTGCACGATGGAAAAGGAGTGA
- the rmuC gene encoding DNA recombination protein RmuC, giving the protein MAVGVAIVAALVGVFIGWLLASSRAAAAAAGADALRTELEARRSEVSNLQLEVRSAGASCAQADERAAQVERRFQEQRQLLEDAERKLSDTFKSLAADALRISTDDFLKRADEKLKADREVASQAFTAREKALDDLVRPARDSLVKLDEEIRKIEGERRGAQGELKAQLEALGSQTGRLVDALRRPAVRGRWGEHQLRNVVETAGMSEHCDFSDQLTLFTSEARFRPDMIIRLPGGKHVVVDAKAPLQAYLDSLELPDGPLRDVKLREHAGQVRQHVGQLASKAYWSALSPTPEMVVMFLPGEVYFSAALQQDSTLIEDAAKSRVVLASPTTLIALLKAIAYGWRQEHLAENAERISALGQELHERLATVAGHIAKLGGSLKGSVEAYNNAVASLETRVMPSARKFRELGVASKREIEELEPVEIRPRETAAPANVIPIESKREG; this is encoded by the coding sequence ATGGCTGTGGGGGTGGCGATCGTCGCCGCATTGGTCGGCGTGTTCATCGGATGGCTGCTCGCATCGTCACGCGCGGCGGCTGCGGCGGCGGGCGCGGATGCGCTCCGCACCGAGCTCGAGGCGCGTCGCTCCGAGGTTTCCAATCTTCAGCTTGAAGTTCGAAGCGCCGGCGCTTCTTGCGCACAGGCCGATGAGCGCGCCGCGCAAGTCGAGCGCCGCTTCCAGGAACAACGCCAGCTTCTCGAAGACGCCGAGCGCAAGCTGTCAGACACTTTCAAATCTCTGGCCGCGGACGCGCTGCGGATCAGCACCGATGACTTCCTGAAACGGGCCGACGAGAAACTTAAAGCTGATCGTGAAGTTGCAAGCCAGGCCTTCACCGCCCGCGAGAAGGCGCTCGACGATCTGGTGCGGCCCGCCCGCGACTCGCTGGTGAAGCTCGACGAGGAGATCCGCAAGATCGAAGGCGAGCGGCGCGGCGCCCAGGGTGAACTTAAAGCACAACTTGAAGCACTCGGATCGCAGACCGGGCGGCTCGTCGATGCGCTCAGGCGGCCCGCGGTGCGCGGCCGATGGGGCGAGCATCAGCTGCGCAACGTCGTCGAGACGGCCGGGATGAGTGAACATTGCGACTTTTCGGATCAGCTGACGCTCTTCACCAGCGAGGCGCGCTTCCGGCCCGATATGATCATCCGGCTGCCCGGCGGCAAGCACGTGGTTGTCGATGCGAAGGCGCCGCTCCAGGCGTATCTCGATTCGCTGGAGCTGCCAGATGGCCCGCTGCGTGACGTCAAGCTGCGCGAGCATGCCGGCCAGGTGCGGCAGCACGTCGGGCAGCTCGCCTCGAAGGCATATTGGAGCGCGCTCTCGCCGACGCCCGAGATGGTCGTGATGTTCCTGCCGGGGGAGGTGTATTTCAGCGCGGCGCTGCAGCAGGACTCGACCCTTATCGAGGACGCCGCGAAGAGCAGGGTCGTGCTCGCGTCACCGACGACGCTGATCGCATTGCTAAAGGCGATCGCCTACGGATGGCGGCAGGAGCATCTCGCGGAGAACGCCGAACGTATCAGCGCGCTCGGCCAAGAGCTTCACGAGCGCCTCGCCACCGTCGCGGGACATATCGCGAAGCTAGGTGGATCGCTCAAAGGCTCGGTCGAAGCCTACAACAACGCGGTCGCATCCCTGGAAACGCGCGTGATGCCATCGGCGCGAAAATTCCGAGAGCTGGGCGTCGCAAGCAAGCGTGAAATCGAAGAGCTGGAGCCGGTGGAGATCCGGCCGCGCGAAACAGCCGCGCCGGCGAATGTGATCCCGATCGAATCGAAGCGCGAAGGTTGA
- the clpA gene encoding ATP-dependent Clp protease ATP-binding subunit ClpA — protein MPPANNVMISRELQVTLQLAMTEAVNRRHEYVCLEHLLYAMLHDVTTSNILKQCGADLDALRRKLEHYLDDQVERLPKGEEVSPHYALGVQRALQRAALHVQSSGRQEITGGNVLVAMFHETESPAIFFLQEQDITRFDVINFISHGVSKVGKDEDNDVGGTEEEGDSEEANAEGGEDGERKMSPSKALNTYAVNLAKRAADGKIDPLVGRKRELERAIHVLLRRRKNNPVFVGEAGVGKTALAEGLALAIHNNEVPPALRGVEIYALDMGALLAGTRFRGDFEQRLKAVIKAVVGDSKKILFIDEIHTIVGAGSASGSTMDASNLLKPALASGDLRCIGSTTYQEYKRSFDRDKALARRFQRIDVLEPSQEETVQILNGVKSYYEKHHNVKYTASSIRAAVELSSRYINDRFLPDKAIDVMDEAGVAGHLRGEGQTEPVSVGTRDMERTVARMAKIPERTVSATDRSRLQSLEEELKQTVFGQDKAIEAVARSIKLSRSGLSHPDKPVGAFLFAGPTGVGKTEVARQLAKVMGIEFLRFDMSEYMERHTVSRLIGAPPGYVGFDQGGLLTDAINKTPHCVLLLDEIEKAHPDLFNILLQVMDHATLTDNNGRKSDFRNVILVMTTNAGAQELAREMIGFQGGGTHMGNPKNIIERMFSPEFRNRLSAIIDFAPLSPAVMELVVEKFLHELQDRLDKQKVRLEVSAAAKKWLAQHGHDPRFGARPLGRLIENEIARTLADEVLFGKLTKGGTTSVDLDDDKLTFAYAPTPSRQPAPVA, from the coding sequence ATGCCTCCTGCCAATAATGTGATGATCAGCCGCGAACTGCAGGTCACGCTGCAACTCGCGATGACCGAGGCGGTCAATCGCCGCCACGAATACGTCTGCCTCGAGCATCTGCTGTACGCGATGCTCCACGACGTAACGACCAGCAACATCCTGAAGCAGTGCGGCGCCGACCTCGACGCGCTGCGCCGCAAGCTCGAGCACTATCTCGACGACCAGGTCGAGCGGCTGCCCAAGGGCGAGGAAGTTTCACCGCACTATGCTCTCGGCGTGCAGCGCGCTTTGCAGCGCGCCGCGCTTCACGTGCAATCTTCGGGGCGCCAGGAGATCACGGGCGGCAACGTCCTGGTTGCGATGTTCCACGAAACGGAATCGCCCGCGATTTTCTTCCTCCAGGAGCAGGACATCACCCGCTTCGACGTGATCAACTTCATCTCTCACGGCGTGTCCAAGGTCGGCAAGGACGAGGACAACGACGTCGGCGGCACGGAAGAAGAGGGCGACTCCGAAGAGGCGAACGCCGAAGGCGGCGAGGATGGTGAGCGCAAGATGTCGCCCTCGAAGGCGCTGAACACTTACGCGGTGAACCTCGCCAAGCGCGCCGCCGACGGCAAGATCGATCCGCTCGTCGGCCGCAAGCGCGAGCTCGAACGCGCAATTCACGTGCTGCTGCGGCGCCGCAAGAATAATCCCGTGTTCGTCGGCGAGGCCGGAGTCGGCAAGACCGCGCTCGCCGAAGGGCTCGCGCTCGCGATTCATAACAATGAAGTCCCTCCCGCGCTGCGCGGCGTCGAGATTTACGCGCTCGACATGGGCGCGCTGCTGGCAGGGACGCGCTTCCGCGGCGATTTCGAGCAGCGGCTCAAGGCCGTAATCAAGGCTGTCGTCGGCGACTCGAAGAAGATTCTCTTCATCGACGAGATTCATACGATCGTCGGCGCCGGTTCGGCGTCGGGCAGCACGATGGATGCCTCGAATCTGCTCAAGCCCGCGCTCGCGTCGGGCGATCTTCGGTGTATCGGCTCGACCACTTACCAGGAGTACAAGCGCTCGTTCGATCGCGACAAGGCGCTCGCGCGCCGCTTCCAGCGCATCGACGTGCTCGAGCCGTCGCAGGAAGAGACTGTGCAGATCCTCAACGGCGTCAAGTCGTATTACGAAAAGCATCACAATGTGAAGTACACGGCTTCGTCGATTCGCGCGGCCGTGGAACTGTCCTCGCGCTACATCAATGATCGCTTCCTGCCCGATAAGGCGATCGACGTGATGGACGAGGCTGGCGTCGCGGGGCATCTGCGCGGCGAGGGCCAGACCGAGCCGGTAAGCGTCGGCACGCGCGACATGGAGCGCACCGTCGCGCGCATGGCGAAGATTCCGGAGCGCACCGTCTCGGCGACCGATCGATCGCGCCTCCAGAGCCTCGAAGAGGAACTCAAGCAGACGGTCTTCGGGCAGGACAAGGCGATCGAAGCGGTTGCGCGTTCAATCAAGCTGTCGCGCTCGGGATTGAGTCATCCGGACAAGCCTGTAGGCGCATTCCTGTTCGCCGGACCCACGGGAGTCGGCAAGACCGAGGTCGCACGCCAGCTCGCCAAGGTGATGGGCATCGAGTTCCTGCGCTTCGACATGAGCGAATACATGGAGCGGCACACGGTGTCTCGGCTGATCGGCGCGCCTCCGGGCTACGTCGGCTTCGACCAGGGCGGACTCCTGACGGACGCGATCAACAAGACCCCGCATTGCGTGCTGCTGCTCGACGAGATCGAGAAGGCGCATCCCGACCTGTTCAACATCCTGCTCCAGGTGATGGATCATGCGACGCTGACCGACAACAACGGACGCAAGTCGGACTTCCGCAACGTGATCCTCGTGATGACGACGAACGCGGGCGCGCAGGAGCTCGCGCGCGAGATGATCGGATTCCAGGGCGGCGGCACCCACATGGGCAATCCGAAGAACATCATCGAGCGGATGTTCTCGCCGGAATTCCGCAACCGCCTCTCCGCGATCATCGACTTCGCGCCGCTCAGTCCCGCCGTCATGGAGCTGGTCGTGGAGAAGTTCCTGCACGAGCTGCAGGATCGCCTCGACAAGCAGAAGGTGAGGCTCGAAGTATCTGCGGCGGCGAAGAAGTGGCTGGCGCAGCATGGACATGATCCGCGTTTTGGCGCGCGGCCGCTCGGGCGGCTGATCGAAAACGAAATCGCACGCACACTCGCCGACGAAGTTTTGTTCGGCAAGCTGACCAAGGGCGGCACGACCTCCGTCGATCTCGACGATGATAAGCTGACGTTCGCCTATGCACCGACACCATCGAGGCAGCCGGCGCCCGTCGCATAG
- a CDS encoding GNAT family N-acetyltransferase, with protein MNDSAERLEVEIAEGIEKVPREAWDALLEPDDSPFVEWDWLYAMEHSKCAVRKTGWAPYHLLIRDRARKKIVAGCPLYLKTHSMGEFVFDHGWADAADRAGIRYFPKLMVGVPFTPHTGRRILTAPGANRAALINLVGHALTTICAENKLSSIHINFCEPEEAAALTPLGFMERLGYQYHWQNAGFSSFDDYLMRLKHKRRTAVKHERSALIEQGIEIRVDAGESTPDAMFPQMFQIYLSTIEKLYWGRQYLNEEFFDILRERFKRNVAFIGAYRGKKLVAGAINLQKAGVLYGRYWGCFQEHRFLHFNVCYYAGIEHAIANGIQRYEPGAGGEYKWLRGFDPALTRSVHYVAHPGLRKAIADFLKRERREVERWIETGSAHSQLKPPPPSDQESE; from the coding sequence ATGAATGATTCAGCAGAGCGGCTCGAAGTTGAGATTGCCGAGGGCATCGAGAAGGTCCCGCGCGAGGCGTGGGACGCGCTGCTCGAGCCGGATGATTCGCCGTTCGTCGAATGGGACTGGCTCTATGCGATGGAGCATTCGAAATGCGCCGTGCGCAAAACCGGATGGGCGCCGTACCATTTGCTGATTCGCGATCGCGCGCGCAAGAAGATCGTCGCAGGATGCCCGCTCTATCTAAAAACGCACAGCATGGGCGAGTTCGTGTTCGATCACGGATGGGCCGACGCCGCGGATCGCGCGGGTATCCGCTACTTCCCCAAGCTGATGGTGGGCGTGCCGTTCACGCCTCATACCGGGCGGCGAATCCTGACCGCGCCGGGCGCGAATCGGGCCGCGCTCATAAATCTCGTCGGCCACGCCCTCACGACGATCTGCGCGGAAAACAAGCTGTCATCGATTCACATCAACTTCTGCGAGCCCGAAGAGGCGGCCGCGCTCACGCCGCTCGGCTTCATGGAACGCCTCGGCTACCAGTATCATTGGCAGAACGCGGGCTTCAGCAGCTTCGATGACTACCTGATGCGGCTCAAGCACAAGCGGCGCACAGCGGTGAAGCACGAGCGCAGCGCCCTTATCGAGCAGGGCATCGAGATCCGTGTCGATGCGGGCGAATCGACGCCGGACGCGATGTTCCCGCAGATGTTCCAGATCTATCTTTCAACGATCGAGAAGCTCTACTGGGGCCGGCAGTACCTGAACGAGGAGTTTTTCGACATCCTGCGCGAGCGCTTCAAGCGCAACGTCGCCTTCATCGGCGCATACCGCGGCAAGAAGCTCGTCGCGGGTGCAATTAACCTGCAGAAGGCTGGAGTGCTGTACGGCCGCTATTGGGGATGCTTCCAGGAGCATCGTTTTCTGCACTTCAACGTGTGCTACTACGCGGGAATCGAGCATGCGATCGCAAACGGCATCCAGCGCTACGAACCCGGCGCCGGTGGCGAATATAAATGGCTGCGCGGCTTCGACCCCGCGCTGACACGCAGTGTGCATTACGTCGCGCATCCAGGATTGCGCAAAGCGATCGCGGACTTCCTCAAGCGAGAGCGTCGCGAAGTCGAACGCTGGATAGAAACCGGCAGCGCCCACAGCCAGCTAAAGCCGCCGCCGCCATCAGATCAGGAATCGGAATAA
- a CDS encoding ArsA-related P-loop ATPase, whose amino-acid sequence MKGLLEKGSIVILLGTGGVGKTTVAAAIGLAGAAASLKTAVITVDPARRLRDALGLERLGGTPTAISARQMRAAGLDSSHHLAAMVLDVKGAWDAILERFVTDKATLKRIFENPFYQSLTAEFAGSEAFAALQQLYDLHQEKTFDFEVVDTPPAAHAFEFLDAPARMIRLLDSRTARWLFTPSLAAGRLAARFASEAARFVVRELERFAGSNVLTTIADFFAAAAESVDAIVDRMHKTEALLQSPAVKFVLVTTAEPDRLRQAEELVREMEDDGLNLGAIVINRFLDERTWTQVEAGAADPLEHLREVSGLDAADHADRNGTGSSGIVGFFKDYRERTLDDIERVAAFEDSIPARVQLAIAPELDVGVGDMAALGRIAHCLTNGTRILRPLAASAAKLRKHPAARRERIASK is encoded by the coding sequence TTGAAGGGACTACTCGAGAAAGGCTCGATCGTGATCCTGCTTGGCACGGGCGGCGTCGGCAAAACTACGGTCGCCGCGGCGATTGGACTAGCGGGCGCGGCAGCGAGCCTCAAGACCGCGGTGATCACCGTCGATCCGGCGCGGCGATTGCGCGACGCACTCGGACTGGAGCGTCTGGGCGGCACGCCGACGGCCATCAGCGCCAGGCAGATGCGCGCCGCGGGCCTCGATTCGTCTCATCACCTGGCCGCGATGGTGCTCGATGTGAAGGGCGCGTGGGACGCGATCCTGGAGCGCTTTGTCACCGACAAGGCCACTCTCAAGCGCATCTTCGAAAATCCCTTTTATCAGAGTCTGACGGCAGAGTTCGCTGGCTCGGAGGCGTTCGCGGCGTTGCAACAGCTCTACGATCTGCACCAGGAAAAGACCTTCGATTTCGAGGTCGTCGATACTCCGCCTGCCGCGCATGCGTTTGAGTTCCTCGATGCGCCCGCGCGGATGATTCGGCTGCTCGACTCGCGCACCGCGCGATGGCTGTTCACGCCGTCGCTTGCCGCAGGTCGCCTCGCGGCGCGGTTTGCGAGCGAGGCCGCGCGCTTCGTCGTGCGCGAGCTGGAGCGCTTCGCGGGCAGCAACGTGCTGACGACGATCGCGGATTTCTTTGCCGCCGCGGCGGAGAGCGTCGATGCGATCGTCGATCGCATGCACAAGACCGAAGCGCTGCTGCAATCGCCCGCCGTGAAGTTCGTGCTGGTGACGACCGCGGAACCGGACCGCCTGCGACAAGCCGAAGAACTCGTGCGCGAGATGGAAGACGATGGCCTCAATCTCGGCGCGATCGTAATCAACCGCTTCCTCGATGAACGAACGTGGACGCAAGTCGAAGCTGGCGCGGCGGACCCGCTGGAGCATCTGCGCGAGGTTTCCGGCCTCGATGCGGCCGACCATGCCGATCGAAACGGCACCGGCTCAAGCGGCATCGTCGGATTTTTCAAGGACTACCGAGAACGCACGCTGGATGACATCGAGAGGGTAGCGGCGTTTGAAGACTCGATCCCGGCACGCGTGCAGCTCGCGATTGCGCCGGAACTCGATGTGGGCGTGGGCGACATGGCGGCGCTCGGGCGGATCGCGCATTGCCTCACCAACGGCACCCGCATCCTGCGCCCGCTCGCGGCCTCAGCAGCAAAACTGCGCAAGCATCCAGCGGCCAGGCGCGAACGCATCGCATCGAAGTGA